The Enterobacter mori genomic interval CGAAATGCCCAGCTCACGGTAGATTTCACGACGAAACGCCGGGGGAACAACCAGCTGCGTGCCGTCCTCCAGCTGCAGCTTATCGGTCATCAGCATACGGACTTCGTAGGCAAGGACCTTATTAAACTGCTGGAGGCTCGGCAGGATCGCAAAGTTCAGCACCACCAGATAGGTCGTCACCAGGCTGACGAACAGCAGGGTGACGATCAGTAACAGGGTGCGGGCAAACGAGCTGCGCGGCGAGAAGCGCATTCGCCTCATGCTTTAGAGCCGTCCGGCACGAACACGTAGCCCAGACCCCATACGGTCTGAATATAGCGAGGATGCGCCGGATCTTCTTCCACCATGCGGCGCAGGCGGGAGATCTGCACGTCAATGGAGCGTTCCATTGCGGAGTATTCGCGACCGCGCGCCAGGTTCATCAGCTTGTCGCGGGAGAGCGGCTCACGCGGGTGGCTGACCAGCGCTTTCAGGACGGCAAACTCACCGCTGGTCAGCGGCATAGGCTCGTCTTCACGGAACATCTCACGGGTGCCGAGGTTCAGCTTGAACTTGCCGAAGGCGATGACGGCTTCTTCCTGTGACGGTGCGCCAGGCAGTTCGTTCGCCTGACGGCGCAGCACAGCGCGAATACGCGCCAGCAGCTCGCGCGGGTTAAACGGTTTTGGAATGTAGTCGTCCGCGCCGATTTCGAGGCCCACGATACGGTCAACCTCTTCGCCCTTCGCCGTCACCATAATGATCGGCATCGGGTTGCTCTGGCTGCGCAGACGGCGGCAAATGGAAAGCCCGTCTTCGCCAGGCAGCATCAGGTCGAGCACCATCAGGTGAAAAGATTCACGGGTCAGCAGACGGTCCATCTGCTCAGCGTTCGCGACGCTACGAACCTGGAAGCCCTGCTCGGTCAGATAACGCTCAAGCAGCGCGCGCAGGCGCATGTCGTCATCCACGACCAGAATTTTGTAGTTCTCTTGCATTGTGTGTACTCCCAAAGGTTCGGATAGTCTTTGTAACAGCGTATTCTAAAAAAGTGCACGTATTCGACCAGCTAATTCTGGTATAAATTCTAGTCGAAATTGTTACAAAGCATATTTAACAGCAGCTTATCTGCTCATTTCATCACATAAATCATTATTAATCCTGTCTGTTACACTGTGAGCTACGTATTGTGCGCAAGACAGTAAACCGGCAGCAAAGGCTTCACCATGAAAACGCCCCTGATCACCCGCGAAGGGTACGAGAAACTCAAAAAAGAGATGGATTACCTGTGGCGCGAAGAGCGTCCTGAAGTGACCAAAAAGGTGACCTGGGCCGCAAGCCTGGGCGATCGCAGCGAAAATGCGGACTACCAGTACAATAAAAAGCGACTGCGTGAGATCGACCGCCGGGTTCGCTACCTGACAAAGTGCCTTGAGAACCTGAAAATTGTCGATTACTCCCCGCAACAGGAGGGCAAAGTATTCTTCGGCGCGTGGGTTGAAATCGAAAACGATGACGGCAACACCCTGCGGTTTCGTATTGTTGGCTACGATGAAATTTTTGGTCGTAAGGATTACATCTCCATCGACTCCCCGATGGCCCGCGCGCTGCTGAAAAAGGAAGTGGGCGATCTGGCCGTCGTTCAGACCCCTTCCGGCGAAGCCAGCTGGTACGTGAACGAAATCGAGTACGTTAAATAGTCCGAGAGCGCCCTCCCCGGCTGGCATTTTGCCGTGTCAGCCCGTATAACTATCCCCTGATTTTTCGACTCAACAGATGATAAAGCCATGATGAAAGATTCGCTCTGCCGCA includes:
- the ompR gene encoding osmolarity response regulator transcription factor OmpR, which codes for MQENYKILVVDDDMRLRALLERYLTEQGFQVRSVANAEQMDRLLTRESFHLMVLDLMLPGEDGLSICRRLRSQSNPMPIIMVTAKGEEVDRIVGLEIGADDYIPKPFNPRELLARIRAVLRRQANELPGAPSQEEAVIAFGKFKLNLGTREMFREDEPMPLTSGEFAVLKALVSHPREPLSRDKLMNLARGREYSAMERSIDVQISRLRRMVEEDPAHPRYIQTVWGLGYVFVPDGSKA
- the greB gene encoding transcription elongation factor GreB, with protein sequence MKTPLITREGYEKLKKEMDYLWREERPEVTKKVTWAASLGDRSENADYQYNKKRLREIDRRVRYLTKCLENLKIVDYSPQQEGKVFFGAWVEIENDDGNTLRFRIVGYDEIFGRKDYISIDSPMARALLKKEVGDLAVVQTPSGEASWYVNEIEYVK